A window of the Mucilaginibacter sp. cycad4 genome harbors these coding sequences:
- a CDS encoding site-specific integrase has product MIKNVAVLFYLKKRTNSKEEKVPVYVRITCDGQRAELATGQKIQSKLWNPSEERAKGKTEAVYKLNSALNDVELKINDTIRYLKDCSEELTAEKIKNRFLGKTEKPVMLVDVFKEHNRKVAALVNEEFAPATVTRYETTLKHTQDFMQWKYKISDIRVKQIDHRFISEFEFYLRSVRKCNNNSALKYIKNFGKIVRICLASGWITVNPFLNYKIKIKKVDRPFLSKEELEIMASKSFVSARLEQVRDIFLFSCYTGLAYIDVQKLRRSEIVKGHDGEQWIFTSRQKTDTPSRIPLMPYALSVIEKYRDHPQCEIEDKLLPILSNQKMNAYLKEIADLCNVNKDLTFHIARHTFATTVTLLNGVPIESVSKMLGHTNIKTTQHYARILDLKVGEDMGVLRKKLQSH; this is encoded by the coding sequence ATGATCAAAAATGTGGCTGTTCTCTTTTATCTGAAAAAGAGGACGAATTCAAAAGAAGAAAAAGTTCCGGTTTACGTACGCATCACCTGCGATGGACAGCGTGCCGAATTGGCAACCGGTCAAAAAATTCAGTCAAAGCTCTGGAATCCAAGTGAAGAAAGAGCTAAGGGCAAAACAGAGGCAGTGTACAAATTGAACTCTGCCCTCAATGATGTCGAACTAAAGATTAATGATACGATCCGCTACTTAAAGGACTGTAGTGAAGAGCTTACAGCGGAAAAAATTAAAAATCGGTTCCTTGGCAAAACAGAAAAGCCCGTTATGCTGGTTGATGTATTCAAGGAACATAACCGCAAGGTAGCCGCCTTGGTGAATGAGGAATTTGCTCCCGCTACTGTTACCCGGTATGAAACAACGCTAAAGCACACGCAAGACTTTATGCAATGGAAATACAAAATCAGCGATATCCGCGTCAAGCAAATTGATCACCGGTTTATCAGTGAATTTGAGTTCTACCTCCGTTCGGTTCGTAAATGCAACAATAATTCAGCATTAAAGTATATCAAGAACTTTGGTAAGATTGTTCGCATCTGTTTGGCGAGTGGCTGGATTACTGTCAATCCCTTCCTTAACTACAAAATCAAAATAAAAAAAGTTGATCGGCCATTTCTGTCGAAAGAAGAGTTGGAAATCATGGCTTCAAAATCTTTCGTTAGTGCTCGTCTTGAGCAGGTAAGGGATATATTTTTATTTAGTTGTTATACTGGATTGGCTTATATCGACGTGCAAAAACTTAGGCGCTCTGAAATTGTCAAGGGCCACGACGGTGAGCAATGGATCTTTACAAGTCGCCAAAAAACTGACACACCCTCTCGTATTCCACTTATGCCTTATGCGTTGAGTGTAATTGAAAAATATCGGGATCATCCACAATGTGAGATTGAGGATAAGTTATTACCCATACTAAGCAACCAAAAAATGAATGCTTACTTAAAAGAGATTGCAGATTTGTGTAATGTAAATAAAGATCTGACTTTTCATATTGCCAGGCACACTTTCGCAACCACTGTCACCTTACTGAATGGTGTACCAATTGAAAGTGTTTCTAAAATGCTCGGCCACACTAATATCAAGACTACACAACACTATGCGAGGATTTTGGATTTGAAAGTTGGTGAAGATATGGGTGTGCTCAGAAAAAAACTACAATCTCACTAA